The Prunus persica cultivar Lovell chromosome G8, Prunus_persica_NCBIv2, whole genome shotgun sequence genome includes a region encoding these proteins:
- the LOC109950758 gene encoding calcium-binding protein P-like, with protein MSDHSHHQPPPQQQPPNDVPPQQQPPQGYPPPNDGYPNNIYPPSPPPEGHSKYAHLPPSYPPQGNSGDVYPPVGQGREQEQSCDVYPQQGQGREQEQSRDVYPPQGQGQRQEQSSDIYPPQEQSSNVYPTRGQGQGEEQSRDIYPPQGQGQEQEQSRDIYSPQAQGQEQSRGIYPPQGQGQEQSRDVYPPQVQEKEQPRDVYSPQGQGQGHSPHRGYPPPGYPPQGSPPPGYPPHGYPPQGYPYPPQGYPPPGYPPPGYPPHGFPSPGYPPHYRPPPPHHQPNPSTSSTGCLQGCLAALCCCCMLDCLWGGI; from the exons ATGAGTGATCACAGCCACCACCAGCCTCCTCCTCAACAGCAGCCTCCCAATGATGTTCCTCCTCAGCAGCAGCCTCCTCAAg GTTATCCACCACCAAATGATGGATATCCCAACAACATTTATCCACCGTCGCCACCACCTGAAGGACATTCCAAATACGCTCATCTGCCACCTTCATATCCCCCACAAGGAAATTCAGGGGATGTTTATCCTCCGGTAGGACAAGGACGAGAACAAGAACAATCATGCGATGTTTATCCCCAGCAAGGACAAGGACGAGAACAAGAACAATCACGCGATGTTTATCCCCCACAAGGACAAGGACAAAGACAAGAACAATCAAGCGACATTTATCCCCCACAAGAACAATCAAGCAATGTTTATCCCACACGAGGACAAGGACAAGGAGAAGAACAATCGAGGGACATTTATCCCCCTCAAGGACAAGggcaagaacaagaacaatcGAGGGACATTTATTCCCCACAAGCACAAGGACAAGAACAATCGAGGGGCATTTATCCCCCACAAGGACAAGGACAAGAACAATCAAGGGATGTTTATCCCCCACAAgtacaagaaaaagaacaaccGAGGGACGTGTATTCCCCACAAGGACAAGGACAAGGACATTCTCCACATCGTGGGTATCCTCCCCCAGGCTATCCTCCTCAAGGTTCTCCACCTCCTGGATATCCTCCTCATGGTTATCCTCCTCAAGGTTATCCTTACCCTCCCCAAGGCTATCCTCCCCCAGGCTATCCTCCTCCCGGATATCCTCCCCATGGCTTTCCTTCTCCTGGATATCCCCCACATTACCGTCCACCGCCTCCCCATCATCAACCAAACCCTAGTACCAGTAGCACGGGTTGTCTACAAGGCTG TTTGGCTGCACTCTGCTGTTGCTGTATGTTGGATTGCTTATGGGGCGGAATATGA
- the LOC18766275 gene encoding nucleobase-ascorbate transporter 4 isoform X1 produces MAGGGGAQKVDEFQPHPIKDQLPGVDFCVTSSPPWRTEAILLGFQHFLVMLGTTVIIPTILVPLMGGGDVEKAEVIETLLFVAGINTLLQTVFGTRLPVVMGGSYAFIIPAVSIALSRRFSVYIDPHQRFKQSMRAIQGAVIVASFFQMILGFLGFVRIFGRFLSPLSAVPLVTLTGLGFFVFGFPQLANCVEVGLPALIILVFLSQYTMKLKLPIFHRFAVLFSVAIVWVYAEILTAAGAYDKRSPITQRSCRTDRSGLVSSARWIRVPYPFQWGRPDFNAGDAFSMMAAAFVAIVESTGTFIAASRYGSATPLPPSVLSRGIGWQGINTFLDGIFGTLTGSTASVENAGLLGLTHIGSRRVIQISAGFMLFFSVLGKFGAVLASIPLPIVAALFCVLYAYVASAGLGLLQFCNLNSYRSKFIVGFALFMGLSVPQYFNEYLATSGHGPVHTGSTWFNNIVQVIFSSPATVAIIIAFFLDLTVSRQHSATRRDSGRHWWAKFRNFDSDTRSEEFYSLPYNLNRHFPSV; encoded by the exons ATGGCTGGAGGAGGTGGAGCACAAAAGGTGGATGAGTTCCAACCACACCCTATCAAGGACCAACTTCCCGGCGTCGACTTCTGTGTCACATCTTCTCCTCCATGGCgta CTGAAGCCATACTTTTGGGATTTCAGCATTTCCTGGTAATGCTTGGGACCACTGTGATCATTCCAACCATACTTGTCCCTCTAATGGGTGGTGGCGAT GTGGAGAAGGCTGAGGTGATAGAAACTTTGCTCTTTGTTGCGGGTATTAACACACTCTTGCAGACTGTGTTTGGGACTAGGCTTCCTGTTGTGATGGGGGGTTCTTATGCCTTCATCATCCCTGCTGTCTCCATTGCTTTATCCCGGAGGTTCAGTGTATACATAGACCCCCACCAG AGGTTTAAACAATCCATGAGAGCAATACAAGGAGCAGTCATAGTTGCATCTTTCTTCCAGATGATTCTTGGCTTTCTGGGGTTTGTGAGAATTTTTGGGAG GTTTCTTAGCCCTCTCTCTGCAGTTCCTCTTGTGACGCTTACTGGACTTGGGTTCTTTGTATTTGGTTTCCCTCAG CTGGCAAACTGTGTTGAAGTTGGACTACCAGCATTGATTATACTGGTTTTTCTATCGCAG TACACGATGAAGTTAAAACTGCCTATATTTCACCGATTTGCGGTACTATTTTCTGTTGCAATTGTATGGGTATATGCAGAAATTTTGACTGCAGCTGGTGCATACGACAAAAGATCTCCTATAACTCAAAGAAGTTGCCGCACTGATCGTTCTGGGCTTGTTAGCTCTGCTCGTTG GATAAGGGTTCCCTATCCATTTCAATGGGGGCGTCCTGATTTTAATGCTGGGGATGCTTTTTCAATGATGGCTGCAGCTTTTGTTGCCATTGTTGAG TCAACCGGTACCTTTATTGCGGCATCAAGATATGGGAGTGCCACCCCTCTACCACCTTCTGTTCTCAGCAGAGGTATTGGCTGGCAG GGCATAAACACATTTCTGGATGGCATATTTGGCACATTAACTGGCTCCACGGCATCAGT TGAAAATGCAGGTCTTTTGGGATTAACGCATATTGGAAGTCGGAGAGTAATTCAAATATCGGCAGGCTTTATGCTCTTCTTCTCTGTATTAG GAAAATTTGGTGCTGTTCTTGCTTCTATACCATTACCTATTGTGGCGGCTTTGTTTTGCGTCCTCTATGCCTATGTTG CTTCTGCTGGTCTTGGTTTGCTCCAGTTCTGCAACCTAAACAGCTATAGGTCAAAGTTCATTGTTGGCTTTGCTCTCTTCATGGGTCTTTCTGTGCCCCAATACTTTAACGAATACCTCGCAACTTCTGGTCATGGTCCTGTTCACACTGGTTCTACTTGG TTCAACAATATAGTGCAAGTAATTTTTTCATCCCCAGCAACAGTGGCAATTATAATTGCTTTCTTCTTGGACTTAACTGTCAGTCGCCAACACAGCGCAACTCGGAGAGATAGTGGCAGGCACTGGTGGGCAAAATTCAGGAATTTTGACTCAGATACTAGGAGTGAAGAGTTCTACTCATTGCCATACAACCTTAATAGGCATTTCCCTTCAGTTTGA
- the LOC18766275 gene encoding nucleobase-ascorbate transporter 4 isoform X2, producing MAGGGGAQKVDEFQPHPIKDQLPGVDFCVTSSPPWPEAILLGFQHFLVMLGTTVIIPTILVPLMGGGDVEKAEVIETLLFVAGINTLLQTVFGTRLPVVMGGSYAFIIPAVSIALSRRFSVYIDPHQRFKQSMRAIQGAVIVASFFQMILGFLGFVRIFGRFLSPLSAVPLVTLTGLGFFVFGFPQLANCVEVGLPALIILVFLSQYTMKLKLPIFHRFAVLFSVAIVWVYAEILTAAGAYDKRSPITQRSCRTDRSGLVSSARWIRVPYPFQWGRPDFNAGDAFSMMAAAFVAIVESTGTFIAASRYGSATPLPPSVLSRGIGWQGINTFLDGIFGTLTGSTASVENAGLLGLTHIGSRRVIQISAGFMLFFSVLGKFGAVLASIPLPIVAALFCVLYAYVASAGLGLLQFCNLNSYRSKFIVGFALFMGLSVPQYFNEYLATSGHGPVHTGSTWFNNIVQVIFSSPATVAIIIAFFLDLTVSRQHSATRRDSGRHWWAKFRNFDSDTRSEEFYSLPYNLNRHFPSV from the exons ATGGCTGGAGGAGGTGGAGCACAAAAGGTGGATGAGTTCCAACCACACCCTATCAAGGACCAACTTCCCGGCGTCGACTTCTGTGTCACATCTTCTCCTCCATGGC CTGAAGCCATACTTTTGGGATTTCAGCATTTCCTGGTAATGCTTGGGACCACTGTGATCATTCCAACCATACTTGTCCCTCTAATGGGTGGTGGCGAT GTGGAGAAGGCTGAGGTGATAGAAACTTTGCTCTTTGTTGCGGGTATTAACACACTCTTGCAGACTGTGTTTGGGACTAGGCTTCCTGTTGTGATGGGGGGTTCTTATGCCTTCATCATCCCTGCTGTCTCCATTGCTTTATCCCGGAGGTTCAGTGTATACATAGACCCCCACCAG AGGTTTAAACAATCCATGAGAGCAATACAAGGAGCAGTCATAGTTGCATCTTTCTTCCAGATGATTCTTGGCTTTCTGGGGTTTGTGAGAATTTTTGGGAG GTTTCTTAGCCCTCTCTCTGCAGTTCCTCTTGTGACGCTTACTGGACTTGGGTTCTTTGTATTTGGTTTCCCTCAG CTGGCAAACTGTGTTGAAGTTGGACTACCAGCATTGATTATACTGGTTTTTCTATCGCAG TACACGATGAAGTTAAAACTGCCTATATTTCACCGATTTGCGGTACTATTTTCTGTTGCAATTGTATGGGTATATGCAGAAATTTTGACTGCAGCTGGTGCATACGACAAAAGATCTCCTATAACTCAAAGAAGTTGCCGCACTGATCGTTCTGGGCTTGTTAGCTCTGCTCGTTG GATAAGGGTTCCCTATCCATTTCAATGGGGGCGTCCTGATTTTAATGCTGGGGATGCTTTTTCAATGATGGCTGCAGCTTTTGTTGCCATTGTTGAG TCAACCGGTACCTTTATTGCGGCATCAAGATATGGGAGTGCCACCCCTCTACCACCTTCTGTTCTCAGCAGAGGTATTGGCTGGCAG GGCATAAACACATTTCTGGATGGCATATTTGGCACATTAACTGGCTCCACGGCATCAGT TGAAAATGCAGGTCTTTTGGGATTAACGCATATTGGAAGTCGGAGAGTAATTCAAATATCGGCAGGCTTTATGCTCTTCTTCTCTGTATTAG GAAAATTTGGTGCTGTTCTTGCTTCTATACCATTACCTATTGTGGCGGCTTTGTTTTGCGTCCTCTATGCCTATGTTG CTTCTGCTGGTCTTGGTTTGCTCCAGTTCTGCAACCTAAACAGCTATAGGTCAAAGTTCATTGTTGGCTTTGCTCTCTTCATGGGTCTTTCTGTGCCCCAATACTTTAACGAATACCTCGCAACTTCTGGTCATGGTCCTGTTCACACTGGTTCTACTTGG TTCAACAATATAGTGCAAGTAATTTTTTCATCCCCAGCAACAGTGGCAATTATAATTGCTTTCTTCTTGGACTTAACTGTCAGTCGCCAACACAGCGCAACTCGGAGAGATAGTGGCAGGCACTGGTGGGCAAAATTCAGGAATTTTGACTCAGATACTAGGAGTGAAGAGTTCTACTCATTGCCATACAACCTTAATAGGCATTTCCCTTCAGTTTGA